One Drechmeria coniospora strain ARSEF 6962 chromosome 01, whole genome shotgun sequence genomic region harbors:
- a CDS encoding hamartin: MATSVSLKELSKAIHAYLPQPTLPLPESLLDTIAAYLRRHGKADDAASARLQDELANIFEKYVKGNSAVSGSWAGILRRLLPALKTPKRVLSWLDFFKGILDGTNLEKVAVDEAVAALTDLIDFLDEHPMKSGGNSDTNPVVDRLILVWMDRFYPEQVEGDTRHGYSEKVLRDILISFGKRRLKAFLTSLDGGFVTKARRLAALRFLCDFIQEQPPHLYEALETSLFGHLLTCLQHDTSTAIISSALTALMMLLPHMPSSLAPHLPRLFNIYARLLFWDREISKVSDGSPIGGNQPKGWEVCTYNPEMDDFAIAPLSNYFTVLYGLYPINFVEYIRKPQRYLRHAGMPDPEEIEVQPTEIRNRSERFRRCHLLHPNFYTLTVDSEKTDFGRWIKSEASELLVECMALCQIQTDHSHQSPGHESPPPTAGWVESPAREGPEEDASDSALLGGSFSPSRKPPPGPSRTGEVQATGHDGASRATKSLTHSQLQDLINSNRVIKSSLHHMLANRGVPSSDLAPQEADTSVISTSVIPALAELAPTTRPTERGTQIAHLQQRVLVLEIDLTFERYTKKQHMAHIGELRRKLMMEAASEAEMQDLIMTNRHLKLRCQEAKMAAAQVRKESEKSRAMAKKWDEDLTNKFRKLRDEFRRTTAELVIIRRELDESKGECEKLRKLVCDGEVRESQWKQSIQAAEIEKKEVRRMKAEVEELTKSERFYQARELEHKMAVSSVAMAEAEAEMARIRLAAQEHDARRAKDLLESEAKELRSQLASLREEGDHPGVSAKLAIEGALASSRAKQAEQQKQYDLLMRKYTALQSSVLDMRCQGVGEPTAKVQASSTWTAGAAGESLALFASPGITKARPHRSVSNVEATAYNVTPPLEPLAGTASSPDAGRVASTSQGAGGPSGTGPLASSPEDQRHFGSSLTSRIRKESRESSKEEGNSGKPKKEKKSGLRGIRGFV, encoded by the exons ATGGCAACCTCTGT GTCTCTCAAGGAGCTCTCAAAGGCCATACATGCATACCTACCCCAGCCGACCCTCCCGCTCCCCGAAAGCCTCCTCGACACCATCGCAGCCTATCTCCGGCGACATGGGAAAGCTGATGACGCAGCCTCGGCCAGACTCCAAGACGAGCTGGCCAACATATTCGAAAAGTACGTCAAGGGCAACTCGGCGGTCTCTGGTTCATGGGCAGGCATCCTGCGTCGACTCTTGCCGGCGCTCAAGACGCCCAAGAGAGTCTTGTCATGGCTCGACTTTTTCAagggcatcctcgacgggaCGAACCTCGAAAAGGTCGCCGTAGACGAGGCTGTGGCCGCCCTGACGGACTTGATCGACTTTTTGGACGAGCACCCCATGAAGTCGGGCGGTAATTCCGACACCAACCCCGTCGTTGACCGCCTGATTCTAGTCTGGATGGATCGTTTTTATCCGGAACAGGTTGAAGGAGATACGAGGCACGGATACAGTGAGAAAGTGCTTAGGGACATCCTCATAAGTTTTGGAAAAAGGCGGCTCAAG GCGTTTCTGACATCTCTTGACGGTGGCTTCGTCACGAAGGCCCGTCGCCTGGCAGCCCTGCGATTTCTTTGCGACTTCATCCAGGAGCAGCCCCCACATCTCTACGAGGCGCTGGAAACCTCATTGTTCGGACATCTATTGACGTGTCTGCAGCACGACACCTCAACTGCCATCATCTCTTCCGCACTAACGGCCCTGATGATGCTACTGCCGCATATGCCTAGCTCTCTTGCCCCTCACCTGCCGCGCCTGTTCAACATTTATGCACGCCTCCTGTTTTGGGATCGAGAAATTTCCAAGGTGAGCGATGGCTCCCCAATAGGTGGCAACCAACCCAAAGGCTGGGAAGTTTGCACGTACAATCCCGAGATGGATGATTTCGCCATCGCACCGCTCTCCAACTATTTCACCGTCTTGTACGGACTCTACCCCATCAACTTTGTCGAGTACATCCGTAAGCCGCAGAGGTATTTACGCCACGCGGGCATGCCTGATCCTGAGGAGATCGAGGTCCAGCCGACGGAGATCAGGAACCGGTCGGAGCGCTTCCGGCGTTGCCATCTTCTTCATCCAAACTTCTACACGCTGACGGTAGACTCGGAAAAGACGGACTTTGGACGCTGGATCAAGAGCGAGGCATCGGAGCTTCTTGTCGAGTGCATGGCGCTCTGCCAGATCCAGACGGACCATTCTCACCAGTCGCCAGGGCATGAGAGTCCTCCTCCGACGGCTGGTTGGGTAGAAAGCCCGGCGCGCGAAGGGCCCGAAGAGGACGCGTCCGATTCCGCACTATTAGGAGGCTCCTTCTccccgtcgaggaagcctCCACCAGGTCCCAGCCGGACGGGAGAAGTACAGGCTACGGGTCACGACGGAGCCAGTCGAGCGACAAAATCGTTGACTCACAGCCAGCTCCAGGACTTGATTAATTCCAACAGAGTGATCAAGTCGAGCCTACATCATATGTTGGCAAACCGCGGCGTTCCTTCTTCCGACCTGGCTCCCCAAGAGGCCGATACAAGCGTGATATCAACCTCGGTAATACCGGCTCTCGCAGAGCTTGCCCCAACTACACGCCCGACGGAGCGAGGCACACAGATTGCGCATTTGCAACAGAGGGTACTCGTGCTCGAAATCGACCTCACATTCGAGAGGTATACGAAGAAGCAGCACATGGCTCATATCGGTGAGCTAAGACGCAAGTTGATGATggaggcggcgtcggaggcGGAAATGCAGGACCTAATCATGACAAACCGTCACCTGAAACTCCGTTGCCAAGAAGCAaagatggcggcggcgcaggttCGCAAGGAGTCGGAGAAGAGCCGGGCGATGGCCAAGAAGTGGGATGAGGACCTGACGAACAAGTTCAGAAAGCTGCGGGACGAATTCaggcggacgacggccgagcttgTGATTATTCGACGTGAGTTGGACGAGTCCAAGGGTGAGTGCGAAAAGTTGCGCAAGCTGGTCTGCGATGGTGAGGTCAGGGAATCTCAGTGGAAGCAAAGCATACAAGCGGCCGAGATTGAGAAAAAGGAAGTGAGGCGGATGAAGGCAGAGGTTGAGGAGTTGACCAAGTCGGAACGCTTCTACCAGGCCCGAGAGCTCGAGCACAAGATGGCGGTGAGCTCGGTGgcgatggccgaggcggaagcGGAGATGGCTCGCATACGACTTGCAGCGCAGGAGCACGATGCGCGGCGAGCCAAGGACCTTCTCGAGTCCGAAGCGAAAGAGCTCCGGTCGCAGCTCGCGAGTTTGCGGGAGGAAGGAGATCACCCTGGAGTCAGCGCGAAGCTGGCGATCGAGGGAGCGCTGGCGTCCAGCAGGGCCAAGCAAGcggagcagcagaagcagtaCGATCTCCTCATGCGCAAGTACACGGCTCTACAGTCCTCGGTGCTGGACATGCGATGTCAGGGAGTGGGAGAGCCAACGGCGAAGGTTCAGGCttcgtcgacatggacggcgggcgcggcgggcgagaGTCTGGCGCTGTTTGCGAGCCCTGGGATAACCAAGGCTCGGCCACACCGGTCCGTGTCCAACGTGGAGGCAACGGCGTACAACGTGACTCCTCCGCTGGAGCCCCTTGCGGgcacggcatcgtcgccggatGCGGGACGGGTCGCGAGCACGTCGCAAGGTGCAGGAGGCCCCTCGGGAACGGGGCCGCTCGCTAGCAGCCCTGAGGATCAGCGACACTTTGGTA GCAGCTTGACCAGCCGAATACGCAAGGAGTCACGGGAGTCGTCCAAGGAGGAGGGCAACTCCGGCAAGCCCAAGAAGGAAAAAAAGTCGGGATTGAGAGGAATCAGGGGATTCGTGTAG
- a CDS encoding ThiJ/PfpI family protein: MAANKSSAVADQEPIDVLFALHPKFDMLDFAGPLEVVTSALFNPKDASTKAFEVTVVAAEPQVLSTQGVVVSSQITFKEAHERLEDFDVLVIVGGNVKDVISQELEPLGLINDFAELQKRDPARERTVLSVCTGSHLLAKEGILAGLSATTHPDYLTEFEKLCSEAATRNMTERTDVIEDARYVVNNLRFDLGDEDDNPYIRRKSDAGRRPSNARKGSMSLRGSNSRRESIARRAAMRLGGLRVITAGGVSAGVDAALYLVSVMVDEECAKNVASYMQWTWNKGVVVDGLDI; this comes from the exons ATGGCTGCAAACAAGTCGTCCGCGGTGGCGGACCAGGAGCCCATTGATGTCCTCTTTGCCCTCCACCCCAAGTTCGACATGCTCGACTTCGCGGGTCCGTTGGAAGTTGTCACCTCCGCTCTCTTCAATCCCAAAGACGCCT CTACCAAGGCTTTCGAAGTGACCGTCGTTGCTGCCGAGCCCCAGGTGCTCTCCACccagggcgtcgtcgtcagctcCCAGATCACCTTCAAGGAAGCTCACGAGCGCCTCGAGGACTTTGACGTGCTTGTCATCGTCGGAGGCAACGTGAAAGATGTCATTAGCCAGGAATTAGAACCCCTAGGCCTCATCAACGACTTTGCCGAGCTTCAGAAAAGGGATCCGGCCCGTGAACGGACAGTTTTGTCTGTCTGCACCGGCTCGCATCTGCTTGCCAAGGagggcatcctcgccggtcTCTCGGCTACCACCCACCCCGACTATTTGACGGAATTTGAGAAGCTCTGCAGCGAAGCAGCAACGCGAAATATGACGGAGCGTACCGATGTCATCGAGGATGCCCGCTACGTTGTTAACAACCTGCGCTTCGATCttggtgacgaggacgacaacCCGTACATTCGCCGCAAGTCggacgccggccgtcggccctCCAATGCTCG AAAGGGAAGTATGTCGTTGCGAGGTTCCAACTCTCGTCGCGAGTCAATTGCCCGCCGGGCGGCGATGCGTCTTGGCGGACTCCGCGTCATCACGGCGGGGGGCGTCAGCGCTGGCGTAGATGCGGCCTTGTATCTTGTCAGCGTCATGGTTGATGAAGAGTGTGCCAAGAACGTTGCCAGTTACATGCAATGGACCTGGAACAAGGGTGTTGTTGTCGATGGTCTTGATATCTAG